The Terriglobia bacterium genome contains the following window.
GACCATTGCGAGATCGGGTCGTCACTCTCCATGCTCTCATACAGCCGGATGTGCACCGCATCCACGCGGTCCAGCGCGTCCGCGGCGCGCCGCACCAGCAAATTAGTCAGCCCCGGCGCCGCTCCGGCGTTGATCAGCGCCGCGCGGTTTTTCTTCTCGAATTTCCTGGCGTAGCGGAACTGCTCCGCCCGGAACGGGTGCCGCGTGAGGTGCGAGCTGAGGTCCAGGTAGTGCGCGCGCAGGCGCAGCGCCGCGCGCAGCACGATCTCATTGAACAGGGAAGCCGAGGCGTTGATGATCAGCTGGCAGCCGCGTCCCGCGCGCACCACCCCGCGCAGGTTCCGCGCATTCACCGCCACCACCGGGATGCGGCTCTTCTTGCCGAGAAATCGCCGCGCCCGCTCAGGGTCGCGATCGCCGCACCAGACGGTATGCCCCTGTCGCTCGAGCAGCTGTGCCAGAAGAGAGCCGGTGGCTCCCGCTCCCAGGACGAAGATGCGCATCTGGCCGAAACTCTATCACATTCCTTCCTCCAGCCGGTCCGCTCGGCCTGCCTCCATTGCTCTCAATGGTGAACAGGGGTAGAATACGGTCGAACTCCGACCTCCGGCGCCTACAGGGGAAACAACCCAGGGTACCGGGGGCGACGCTCCGGCGGTTCTTGCCCGCGTTGACCGCTTCGCGGTCACCCATACAAAGGGCAGGACGGCCGGCGCCGAGGGCCCGGGTGGAAACGCCCGCGCCTCCCGTGCTTGGAAAGGAGAGCCGCCGAGGGGAAGTTGCCCCTCGGGGCGTAGCGCCCGATCCCAAGCCGGATTCGGGCGTTCTTGTTTTCAGCAGAGCTCCTGGCGTGCTACGCCAGGGAAGGAAATCTAGCCGGCATCACCCGAGCATGATTCTTCAGGACAAATTCGGCCGTCCCATCACCGACCTGCGCATCTCGGTGACCGACCGCTGCAACTTCCGCTGCGTCTACTGCCGCTCCGCGAATCCCGAGAACTGCCGCCCCGAAAACGAAATCCTCTCCTGGGACGAATTGCTGCGCCTGGCGCGCGTCTTCTTTGGTCTGGGCATCCGCAAGATCCGCGTGACCGGCGGCGAACCCCTGGTCCGCCCGGGCGTCGAGGAATTCATCGCCCGCCTGCGCGCCCTGGGCTTCGAGGACCTCTCCATGACCACCAATGGCCACCTCCTCGCCGAGCGCTGCGACTCCCTGTTGCGCGCCGGCCTGCGCCGCGTAAACGTCAGCCTCGATTCCCTCGACCCGCTGGCCTTCGAACGCATTACTCGCACCCGTTCCTGCGCCTCGGTCATCGCCGGGATCGACGCCGTGCAGAGCTCCGGCCTGGCCCCCGCCAAAGTCAACGCCGTCCTCGTTCGCGGTATCAACGACGGCGAGGTGGAGGCCTTCGCGGCCTTCGCCCGCGACCGCGGCGTCATCATGCGCTTCATCGAATTCATGCCCCTGGACGCCGACCGCCACTGGACCCGCGACCTCATGGTTTCCGCCGCCGAAGTCCACCGCCGCATCGACGCCCAATGGAAGCTCGTGCCCATTCCCCACGCCCCCAGCGAAACCGCCCGCAAATACCGCTTCGCCGACGGCGCTCCCGGCGAGATCGGCCTCATCGCCCCGGTCACCCAGCCCTTCTGCGGCTACTGCTCGCGCATTCGCCTGACCGCCGACGGCAAGCTGCGCACCTGTCTGTTCAGCAAGGACGACCGCGACCTCCGCGGCCTGCTGCGCGGCGGGGCCTCCGGCGACGACCTGGCCTTCTACATCCGCTCCGTGGTGCACGAAAAGGAAGAGGGGCACCGCATCAACGCCCCGGACTTCGCGCCCCCTTCGCGGACCATGGTGTTCATCGGCGGGTAGGTGGCAAATACCACCAAAAAGCGGCAGAATTCATCTAACTGGCAGAGGTTAACCGGTCGCCCGAAACAGCCTGGACCATGGCCACTCTGATCAATCTTTCGAAAATGCCTTCGCTGGCGGGCATCCAGCAGCCCGCCACCCTGCGTCCCCCGGAGATCGAGCCGGGGGTGGCCTGTGGTTTTGACAGCTACCTCCTCACCCCAGACACCTCCTGCAACGAGCGCATCGCCGCGGCCAAGGCCCGCCTCGGCAAGGACGTAGTCATCCTCGGCCATCACTACCAGCGCGACGAAGTCATCCAGTTCGCCGATTTTCGCGGCGATTCCCTCAAGCTTTCCCAGCAGGCTGCCGAGGCCCAGGGCCGCTATATCATTTTCTGCGGCGTGCACTTCATGGCCGAAAGCGCCGATATCCTCCGCCGCTCGCACCAGGAGGTCATCCTCCCGGACCTCAGCGCCGGCTGCTCCATGGCCGACATGGCCGATATCGGCCAGGTAGAGACCTGCTGGAATGAGATCCAGGCCCTCGGCGAACTAAAAGTCGTGCCTGTCACCTACATGAACTCCACCGCGGCCATCAAGGCCTTTACCGGCGAGCACGGCGGTTCGGTATGCACCAGTTCCAATGCCGCGGCGGTGATGCGCTGGGCTTTCGAGCGCGGCGAACGCGTCCTCTTTCTCCCTGACGAGCATCTCGGCCGCAACACCGCTTTCCGTATGGGTATTCCCCTCGATCGCATGATCGTCTGGGATCCCTACCAGGAGCTCGGTGGCAACTCTCCTGAGGCTGTGCGCAACGCCAAAGTGATTCTCTGGAAGGGCTACTGCTCCGTGCACCAGCGCTTCCTGCCCGAGCACGTGGCCAAGGTGCGCCGCGAACATCCCGGCATCCGTGTCATTGTGCACCCGGAGTGCCGCTTCGAGGTGGTGCAAGCCGCCGACGAAATCGGCTCGACCGAAGGCATCGTCAAGGCCGTGCAGGCGTCGCCACCGGGCTCGCAGTGGGCCGTGGGCACGGAAATCCATCTGGTCCACCGGCTGGGCGAGGAGCTGAAAGACCGCTCTGTGATGTCCCTGGATCCCAACGTCTGCGTCTGTTCCACCATGTTCCGTATCACGCCGCAGCACCTGCTCTGGGCCCTGGAAAACTTGGTCGCCGGCAATGTGGTCAACCGCATTGCCGTGGACGACCGCACGCGCCACTATGCTCGCATCGCTCTGGAGCGCATGCTGAGCCTGCGCTGAAGCCG
Protein-coding sequences here:
- the moaA gene encoding GTP 3',8-cyclase MoaA; translation: MILQDKFGRPITDLRISVTDRCNFRCVYCRSANPENCRPENEILSWDELLRLARVFFGLGIRKIRVTGGEPLVRPGVEEFIARLRALGFEDLSMTTNGHLLAERCDSLLRAGLRRVNVSLDSLDPLAFERITRTRSCASVIAGIDAVQSSGLAPAKVNAVLVRGINDGEVEAFAAFARDRGVIMRFIEFMPLDADRHWTRDLMVSAAEVHRRIDAQWKLVPIPHAPSETARKYRFADGAPGEIGLIAPVTQPFCGYCSRIRLTADGKLRTCLFSKDDRDLRGLLRGGASGDDLAFYIRSVVHEKEEGHRINAPDFAPPSRTMVFIGG
- the nadA gene encoding quinolinate synthase NadA, coding for MPSLAGIQQPATLRPPEIEPGVACGFDSYLLTPDTSCNERIAAAKARLGKDVVILGHHYQRDEVIQFADFRGDSLKLSQQAAEAQGRYIIFCGVHFMAESADILRRSHQEVILPDLSAGCSMADMADIGQVETCWNEIQALGELKVVPVTYMNSTAAIKAFTGEHGGSVCTSSNAAAVMRWAFERGERVLFLPDEHLGRNTAFRMGIPLDRMIVWDPYQELGGNSPEAVRNAKVILWKGYCSVHQRFLPEHVAKVRREHPGIRVIVHPECRFEVVQAADEIGSTEGIVKAVQASPPGSQWAVGTEIHLVHRLGEELKDRSVMSLDPNVCVCSTMFRITPQHLLWALENLVAGNVVNRIAVDDRTRHYARIALERMLSLR